A portion of the Cyanobium sp. PCC 7001 genome contains these proteins:
- a CDS encoding type II toxin-antitoxin system VapC family toxin: protein MYLIDTNVISEARKGRRANPGVQAFFSEASQQDLPLFLSTITIGELRRGVDLIRYRGDQDQAGALEAWLVQLLQDYGHRVLPLDGEAAQLWGRLQAPHPEHALDKQIAAIALLHGLTVVTRKTADFASSGVPLLNPFWR from the coding sequence ATGTATTTGATTGACACGAATGTGATCAGCGAAGCCCGCAAAGGCCGGCGGGCCAACCCGGGTGTGCAGGCCTTCTTCTCGGAAGCCAGCCAGCAGGATCTCCCCCTGTTCCTTTCGACGATCACCATTGGTGAGCTGCGGCGGGGTGTTGATCTGATCCGCTACCGCGGTGATCAAGACCAGGCTGGTGCCTTGGAGGCCTGGCTGGTGCAGCTCCTCCAGGACTATGGGCACCGGGTGCTGCCGTTGGATGGGGAGGCGGCTCAGCTCTGGGGCCGGCTTCAGGCTCCCCATCCTGAGCATGCACTGGATAAGCAGATCGCGGCGATCGCCCTGCTGCATGGACTCACGGTGGTCACCCGCAAAACAGCGGATTTCGCCTCCAGTGGCGTTCCATTGCTCAATCCATTCTGGCGCTGA
- a CDS encoding DUF3721 domain-containing protein, producing MNPSPIRLLAAATCLLATLAPAATTAHSKGLYKTKAEAQQRARELGCSGTHQNNGSWMPCSNEAHLHQELRKQ from the coding sequence ATGAATCCCTCCCCGATCCGCCTCTTGGCCGCGGCCACCTGCCTCCTGGCAACCCTCGCGCCGGCTGCCACCACCGCCCACAGCAAGGGGCTTTACAAGACCAAGGCCGAGGCGCAGCAGCGAGCCCGCGAGCTCGGCTGCAGCGGCACCCACCAGAACAACGGCTCCTGGATGCCCTGCAGCAATGAGGCCCACCTGCATCAGGAGTTGCGCAAGCAATGA
- a CDS encoding DUF305 domain-containing protein, producing the protein MHRLSAIAAALTLLAPGQALAQTHSPMPGMDHGDHGGHGAPAPAADGPAAHGSHRHDVGPAGATYDLRFLDGMVQHHIGALRMSEFVFDVGAPGVGALAKDIWRDQAQEIRAMGQWRKAWYPEAPVYPVVLPPGGNPDAMEALVRMSTAEKLAMQMMTTIPTRDTRVVWFLESMIQHHGGALEMAHDALDKSTNPTIRRLARQIIVAQRQEIIQLRRMLQSDGFNKPEYYRFDPLFRF; encoded by the coding sequence ATGCATCGGCTGTCCGCCATCGCTGCCGCGCTGACGCTGCTGGCCCCTGGTCAGGCCTTGGCCCAGACCCACTCCCCCATGCCCGGCATGGACCACGGGGATCATGGTGGGCATGGCGCCCCGGCCCCTGCTGCTGATGGCCCCGCAGCCCACGGCAGCCATCGTCATGACGTCGGCCCCGCCGGCGCCACCTATGACCTGCGCTTCCTGGACGGGATGGTGCAGCACCACATCGGCGCCCTGCGCATGAGCGAGTTCGTCTTCGACGTCGGCGCTCCCGGCGTGGGCGCCCTGGCCAAAGACATCTGGCGCGACCAGGCCCAGGAGATCAGGGCCATGGGCCAGTGGCGCAAGGCCTGGTATCCCGAGGCCCCGGTGTATCCCGTGGTGCTGCCCCCGGGGGGCAACCCCGACGCCATGGAGGCTCTGGTGCGCATGAGCACCGCCGAGAAGCTGGCCATGCAGATGATGACCACCATCCCCACGCGGGACACGCGGGTGGTGTGGTTTCTCGAAAGCATGATCCAGCACCACGGCGGCGCCCTGGAGATGGCCCACGACGCCCTGGACAAATCCACAAACCCCACCATCAGGAGGCTCGCGCGCCAGATCATCGTGGCCCAGCGTCAGGAGATCATCCAGTTGCGGCGCATGCTGCAGAGCGATGGATTCAACAAGCCGGAGTACTACCGGTTTGACCCGCTGTTCCGGTTCTGA
- a CDS encoding MerR family DNA-binding transcriptional regulator: MAVVPEAAAGQQIGVVAKRSGVSVKTIRFYSDQGLLRPVSRTEGRYRLFDESVYRDLSLIRTLRAMDIPLETVGSVLEARRSGICTCDNLQATLRHKASEIQQRIADLQELEAELSGMLRHWEACGGRRPELAKA, from the coding sequence GTGGCGGTGGTGCCTGAGGCGGCGGCCGGTCAGCAGATCGGTGTGGTCGCGAAGCGTTCCGGCGTGTCGGTCAAGACGATCCGCTTTTACAGCGACCAGGGACTGCTGCGCCCGGTCTCCCGCACCGAAGGCCGTTACCGGCTGTTTGACGAGTCCGTCTACCGGGACCTGTCCTTGATCCGCACATTGAGGGCCATGGACATTCCCCTCGAAACGGTCGGTTCCGTGCTGGAGGCGCGGCGGTCCGGCATCTGCACCTGTGACAACCTGCAGGCCACACTGCGGCACAAGGCCAGCGAGATCCAGCAGCGGATCGCTGATCTCCAGGAGCTGGAGGCTGAACTCAGCGGCATGCTGAGGCACTGGGAGGCCTGTGGTGGCCGCAGGCCTGAGCTCGCCAAGGCCTGA
- a CDS encoding tetratricopeptide repeat protein — MNRLPLTCLAGLLCGGLLQPLPAAAETGNDPYGEKLGTVQWPTSCTSAVQPQLERGLALLHHMTYRGARATFEAVAMQEPDCAMAYWGQSMTHIHPLWSDPPSEESFQQGLSLAEKAAMQTDLTEREEAMVAALQRYWAVGRGKDESTNLEAFADGWEQALKQFPGDPEIRSFTALAVLATADPGDKSYRVQKQAAAIAAPVLTQVPDHPGAHHYIIHAHDLPTLAGDALETARSYGDIAPNVPHALHMPSHIFTRLGLWEESVEMNMRSAEAALQHPAGDAVSLHYLHALDYLAYAYLQQGNPEAAAEVAAVMEGLEEPLQTHLASGYTLAAVPARIALEQQRWQEAADVAVGSPERFPWQKFPAMEAISHFSRSLGASRSGQYDRAAAELQRLVQLEAAAKEASPYWGKQVAVMQQSARAWLLFSQGDEEGALAAMKAAAALEASTEKHAVTPGEVLPAQELLGDMLMELDRPAEAYQAYAAVLDRSPRRLNSLYGAGRSAEAQGNKALARIHYTDLVTMVDSNSSSPRIEHARSFLQ; from the coding sequence ATGAATCGATTGCCGCTGACCTGTCTGGCCGGCCTGCTCTGCGGCGGCTTGCTGCAACCCCTGCCCGCCGCGGCGGAAACAGGCAACGATCCCTACGGCGAAAAGCTGGGAACCGTGCAGTGGCCCACGTCCTGTACCTCCGCGGTGCAGCCTCAGCTTGAGCGGGGCTTGGCGTTGCTGCACCACATGACCTATCGCGGCGCTCGTGCAACGTTCGAGGCCGTCGCTATGCAGGAGCCGGACTGCGCCATGGCCTACTGGGGGCAGTCGATGACGCACATCCATCCACTCTGGTCGGATCCGCCCAGCGAGGAGAGCTTCCAGCAGGGCCTCAGCCTGGCGGAGAAAGCTGCGATGCAAACCGACCTGACGGAGCGCGAGGAAGCCATGGTGGCGGCCCTTCAGCGCTACTGGGCGGTGGGGAGAGGCAAGGATGAGAGTACGAATCTGGAGGCGTTCGCCGACGGCTGGGAACAGGCCTTAAAACAGTTTCCGGGCGATCCAGAGATCCGCAGTTTCACGGCCCTGGCGGTGCTGGCCACAGCAGATCCCGGCGATAAGAGCTATCGGGTGCAGAAGCAAGCTGCAGCTATCGCGGCGCCGGTGCTGACGCAGGTGCCTGACCACCCAGGTGCACATCACTACATCATCCACGCCCATGACCTGCCCACCTTGGCGGGGGATGCCCTGGAGACGGCCCGCAGCTACGGAGACATTGCGCCCAACGTGCCGCATGCGCTCCACATGCCCTCCCACATCTTCACCAGGCTGGGGTTGTGGGAGGAATCGGTGGAAATGAACATGCGCTCAGCCGAGGCAGCGCTGCAGCACCCGGCGGGAGATGCCGTGTCGCTGCACTATCTGCACGCTCTCGACTACCTGGCCTACGCCTACCTGCAGCAGGGCAATCCTGAGGCCGCCGCGGAAGTGGCTGCAGTGATGGAAGGCCTCGAGGAACCTCTGCAAACCCATCTGGCCTCTGGCTACACCCTGGCCGCAGTGCCCGCACGAATTGCACTGGAGCAACAACGCTGGCAGGAGGCGGCCGATGTGGCGGTCGGGAGTCCGGAGCGTTTCCCATGGCAGAAGTTTCCTGCCATGGAGGCGATCAGCCACTTCAGCCGCTCCCTCGGCGCCTCCCGCAGCGGCCAGTACGACCGCGCCGCAGCGGAACTGCAACGGCTGGTGCAACTCGAGGCGGCAGCCAAGGAGGCCTCACCCTATTGGGGGAAGCAGGTGGCGGTCATGCAGCAATCCGCCCGGGCCTGGTTGCTGTTCAGCCAGGGAGATGAGGAAGGGGCATTAGCGGCGATGAAGGCGGCGGCAGCACTGGAGGCTTCCACCGAGAAACATGCGGTGACACCTGGAGAAGTGCTGCCGGCGCAGGAACTGCTGGGGGACATGCTCATGGAGCTGGACAGGCCCGCAGAGGCTTACCAGGCCTACGCGGCCGTTCTGGACAGAAGCCCAAGACGTCTGAACAGCCTTTACGGAGCCGGACGCTCAGCAGAAGCGCAGGGGAACAAGGCGCTGGCGCGCATCCATTACACAGATCTTGTGACCATGGTGGACAGCAACTCCAGCTCACCGCGTATCGAGCATGCCAGGTCATTTCTCCAATAA
- a CDS encoding copper-translocating P-type ATPase: MAFPDSAAQPTCCSTGTGDAATDGGHDTSPSGAASADASAIDRELARELSGLRRQLRRAVLLTALLVLASLPHMLGLHLSWLPGWFTGAWSQLILATLVLAGSGGPIFHGAWQAFLRHRADMNTLVATGVGIAWLASLPATVAPGWLRAQGLPADLYFETAAVILTLVLLGQFLEARARGQTSEAIRRLLQLQPPTARVQRGEVVVELPVSQIGRGELVLVRPGETVPLDGDVVEGGSWVEEALLTGEATPVRKQPGDAVVGGSLNRSGSFAFRVTRVGGDTLLAQIVELVRQAQSSRTRVQRLADQVTAWFVPAVIAIAIGSFVAWFLVSGNALLSTLFLVSVLVIACPCALGLATPTSIMVASGKGADNGLIFRSAEALETAAGLRTLVLDKTGTLTRGRPEVTDVQRLGGGLLDAASLFAIVAAVEERSEHPLAEAVVTYVRQQHPDLAMLPVEDFEAVAGRGVRARVQGRQVRIGTPRWLAEEPAPDTARAEDGTSSDLARLAAELEARACSTVVVEVNGRPEALLGIADPPRQEAAAAVAALRRLGLAVVMLTGDARRTAEAIAAQVGIERVIAEVKPADKAALIRELQERRDGLVGMVGDGINDAPALAQADVGFAIGTGTDVAIAASDVTLLAARLAGVVAAIELSRATLANIRQNLVFAFAYNVAGIPIAAGLLFPFTGWLLNPMLAGAAMAFSSLSVVSNALRLRRFQPRPLPAAR; this comes from the coding sequence ATGGCCTTCCCTGATTCCGCTGCACAGCCCACCTGCTGCTCCACCGGCACGGGCGACGCAGCGACGGATGGCGGCCATGACACGTCACCGTCAGGCGCAGCCTCTGCTGACGCGTCGGCGATCGACCGAGAGCTGGCGCGCGAGCTCAGTGGCCTGCGCCGCCAGCTGCGCCGCGCCGTGCTGCTGACCGCCCTGCTGGTGCTGGCGAGCCTGCCGCACATGCTGGGACTGCACCTGAGCTGGCTGCCGGGCTGGTTCACCGGCGCCTGGAGCCAGTTGATCCTGGCCACCCTGGTGCTGGCCGGCAGCGGCGGGCCGATCTTCCATGGCGCCTGGCAGGCTTTCCTGCGCCACCGAGCCGACATGAACACGCTGGTCGCCACCGGTGTGGGCATCGCCTGGCTCGCCTCCCTGCCGGCCACGGTGGCACCAGGGTGGCTGCGGGCGCAGGGTCTGCCGGCCGACCTCTACTTCGAGACAGCCGCGGTGATCCTCACCCTGGTGCTGCTGGGCCAGTTTCTGGAGGCCCGCGCCCGCGGCCAGACCTCCGAGGCGATCCGCCGGCTGCTGCAGCTGCAACCCCCCACCGCCCGGGTGCAGCGGGGCGAGGTGGTGGTGGAGCTGCCGGTCTCCCAGATCGGACGGGGCGAGCTGGTGCTGGTGCGTCCAGGCGAGACGGTGCCGCTCGATGGCGATGTGGTCGAGGGTGGGTCCTGGGTGGAGGAGGCCCTACTCACCGGTGAAGCAACACCGGTGCGCAAGCAGCCCGGCGATGCCGTGGTGGGAGGCTCCCTGAACCGCAGCGGCAGCTTCGCGTTCCGGGTCACGCGGGTGGGCGGCGACACGCTGCTGGCCCAGATCGTGGAGCTGGTGCGGCAGGCCCAGAGCTCCCGCACCCGTGTGCAGCGCCTTGCCGATCAGGTGACGGCCTGGTTCGTGCCGGCGGTGATCGCGATCGCCATCGGCTCCTTCGTGGCGTGGTTCCTGGTGAGCGGCAATGCCCTGCTCTCCACGCTGTTCCTGGTGAGCGTGCTGGTGATTGCCTGCCCCTGCGCCCTCGGCCTGGCCACGCCCACCTCGATCATGGTGGCCTCCGGCAAGGGAGCGGACAACGGCCTGATCTTCCGCAGTGCCGAAGCGCTTGAAACAGCGGCGGGTCTGCGCACGCTCGTGCTCGACAAGACCGGAACGCTCACCCGAGGCCGCCCGGAGGTCACCGATGTGCAGCGACTTGGCGGGGGGCTTTTGGATGCAGCCAGCCTCTTCGCGATTGTTGCTGCCGTGGAGGAGCGTTCCGAGCACCCCCTCGCCGAAGCAGTGGTGACTTACGTGCGCCAGCAGCACCCGGATCTGGCGATGCTGCCGGTCGAAGACTTTGAGGCCGTCGCCGGCCGGGGGGTGCGAGCCCGGGTGCAGGGGCGCCAGGTGCGAATCGGCACGCCGCGCTGGCTCGCTGAGGAGCCCGCCCCTGACACTGCCCGCGCGGAGGACGGCACCAGCAGCGATCTGGCGCGCCTCGCCGCTGAGCTGGAGGCACGGGCCTGCAGCACCGTGGTGGTGGAGGTGAACGGGCGGCCTGAGGCGCTGCTGGGGATCGCTGATCCGCCGCGGCAGGAGGCCGCCGCCGCCGTGGCCGCCCTCAGGCGTCTGGGGCTGGCGGTGGTGATGCTCACCGGCGATGCCCGCCGCACCGCCGAGGCCATCGCCGCCCAGGTGGGCATCGAGCGAGTGATCGCCGAAGTGAAGCCCGCCGACAAGGCCGCCTTGATCCGCGAGCTGCAGGAGCGCAGGGATGGCCTGGTGGGGATGGTTGGGGACGGCATCAACGACGCCCCCGCCCTGGCCCAGGCCGACGTGGGCTTCGCGATCGGCACCGGCACCGACGTGGCGATCGCCGCCAGTGACGTGACCCTGCTGGCCGCCCGGCTGGCGGGGGTGGTGGCGGCGATCGAGCTGAGCCGCGCCACCCTGGCCAACATCCGCCAGAACCTCGTCTTTGCCTTCGCCTACAACGTGGCGGGCATTCCCATCGCTGCGGGGCTGCTGTTCCCGTTCACCGGCTGGCTGCTCAACCCCATGCTGGCCGGGGCGGCGATGGCGTTCAGTTCCTTGTCGGTGGTGAGCAATGCCCTGCGGCTGCGCCGCTTCCAGCCCCGTCCCCTGCCTGCGGCCCGATGA
- a CDS encoding cupredoxin domain-containing protein, with product MTPMEMADPAWRTIAQPLVVKVLVALGGVGLIALELWWFLGRHGEAASAAAESGMQTVRITVQGGYSPARVRLRAGQPVRLVFHRLDPSACVAKVVVPDLQRSLDLPLDAEVSLDLPPLAPGRYPFHCGMAMVRGELEVVNN from the coding sequence ATGACCCCGATGGAGATGGCCGATCCGGCCTGGCGCACGATCGCCCAGCCCCTCGTCGTGAAGGTCCTGGTAGCACTTGGGGGCGTGGGGCTGATCGCCCTGGAACTGTGGTGGTTCCTCGGCCGCCACGGTGAAGCGGCCTCTGCGGCGGCGGAGAGCGGCATGCAGACGGTTCGGATCACGGTGCAGGGGGGCTACTCGCCCGCGCGGGTGCGGCTGCGGGCGGGGCAACCGGTGCGTCTGGTGTTCCACCGCCTGGATCCCAGTGCCTGCGTGGCCAAGGTGGTGGTGCCCGACCTCCAGCGCAGCCTCGATCTGCCGCTCGACGCTGAGGTGAGCCTTGATCTGCCGCCCCTGGCCCCGGGCCGCTACCCGTTCCACTGCGGCATGGCGATGGTGCGCGGCGAACTGGAGGTGGTGAACAACTGA
- a CDS encoding multicopper oxidase family protein, whose translation MTAPRLGRRAFLALAAGAGAAAAGAALLGRRLGPAGPNPLYASTSARLRSGAGLLELDLTAAETAIAIPGGPAKALTYNGLLPGPLLELEPGDAVRLRLHNRLDQPTNLHYHGLHIPPGGAADNVFLSVPPGSSQTYDFRLPANHPAGTFYYHPHRHGTVADQVFGGLGGVLIVRGALDRIPEVAAAREQVLFLKDLPAGGGNPLGIGMGIGMGGMMLGREGAVLTVNGQLNPELLVSAGGLLRLRIINGSNARFWRLALEEHPFHLIATDGGALEAPVELQELLLAPGERAEVLVQANRADGRYRLLNLPYARATGGMMGGMGPGRGMGMGPRGGMGMGRGPGARFGPGSGFGPGSGLEPQGQVSIATLAYAGSVTPMPLPQRLLPVVPLPEPVLTRRFTLNHGMAPGMGMAFLINGRPYDHHRTDTRVRLGDTEDWEVTNTGVMDHPFHVHVNPFQVISRDGRPEPFRAWRDVVVVRPGETVRIRTRFTDFPGRTVYHCHIFDHEELGMMGNLQIEA comes from the coding sequence ATGACTGCACCTCGGCTGGGCCGGCGAGCTTTTCTCGCCCTGGCAGCCGGGGCTGGCGCCGCCGCGGCCGGCGCAGCCCTGCTCGGCCGCCGCCTCGGTCCGGCTGGGCCGAATCCTCTCTATGCCTCCACCTCGGCCCGCCTGCGCTCCGGTGCCGGCTTGCTGGAGCTCGATCTCACCGCCGCCGAAACCGCCATCGCGATCCCTGGCGGGCCGGCCAAGGCCCTCACTTACAACGGCCTGCTGCCCGGCCCGTTGCTGGAGCTGGAGCCGGGGGATGCCGTGCGCCTGCGCCTGCACAACCGCCTCGATCAGCCCACCAACCTGCACTACCACGGCCTGCACATCCCGCCCGGCGGCGCGGCCGACAACGTCTTTCTGAGCGTCCCGCCAGGATCCAGCCAGACCTACGACTTCCGCCTGCCGGCCAACCATCCGGCCGGCACCTTCTACTACCACCCCCACCGCCACGGCACGGTGGCCGATCAGGTGTTCGGCGGGCTGGGCGGCGTACTGATCGTGCGCGGCGCCCTCGACCGGATCCCCGAGGTGGCCGCGGCCCGGGAGCAGGTGCTGTTCCTCAAAGACCTGCCTGCCGGCGGCGGCAATCCGCTGGGCATCGGGATGGGGATTGGGATGGGAGGGATGATGCTGGGCCGGGAAGGGGCGGTGCTCACCGTCAACGGCCAGTTGAACCCGGAGCTGCTGGTATCGGCCGGCGGCCTGTTGCGGCTGCGGATCATCAACGGCTCCAACGCCCGCTTCTGGCGGCTTGCCCTGGAAGAACATCCCTTCCATTTGATCGCCACCGACGGCGGCGCCCTCGAGGCGCCGGTGGAGCTCCAGGAGCTGCTGCTGGCCCCCGGCGAACGCGCCGAGGTGCTGGTGCAGGCCAACCGCGCCGATGGCCGCTACCGGTTGCTGAACCTGCCCTACGCCCGCGCGACGGGTGGAATGATGGGTGGCATGGGCCCCGGCCGCGGCATGGGCATGGGTCCGCGCGGTGGCATGGGCATGGGCCGTGGTCCCGGAGCCAGGTTTGGTCCGGGATCCGGGTTTGGTCCGGGATCAGGCCTGGAGCCGCAGGGTCAGGTTTCGATCGCCACCCTCGCCTACGCCGGATCGGTCACCCCCATGCCCCTGCCGCAGCGACTCCTGCCGGTGGTACCCCTGCCGGAGCCGGTACTCACCCGCCGCTTCACGCTGAACCACGGCATGGCCCCCGGCATGGGGATGGCGTTCCTGATCAACGGCCGCCCCTACGACCACCACCGCACCGACACCCGCGTGCGACTGGGGGACACCGAGGACTGGGAGGTGACCAACACCGGCGTGATGGATCACCCCTTCCATGTGCACGTCAATCCCTTCCAGGTGATCAGCCGGGATGGCCGCCCCGAGCCCTTCCGCGCCTGGAGGGATGTGGTGGTGGTCAGGCCCGGGGAGACGGTGCGGATCCGCACCCGCTTCACCGACTTCCCCGGCCGCACCGTGTACCACTGCCACATCTTCGACCACGAGGAGCTGGGGATGATGGGCAACCTGCAGATCGAGGCCTGA
- a CDS encoding DUF411 domain-containing protein: MLPALNAYRSASCGCCKAWLDHVKAAGFPVVDHVVADIETVKVRHGVPGELASCHTATVAGYVIEGHVPAVAIQRLLREGPAVAGIAVPGMPLGSPGMESGRLREAYTVVAFTASGERSPFQHFGA, encoded by the coding sequence GTGCTGCCCGCGCTCAACGCCTACCGCTCAGCCAGCTGCGGCTGCTGCAAAGCCTGGCTCGATCACGTCAAGGCCGCAGGCTTCCCGGTGGTGGACCATGTCGTCGCCGACATCGAGACGGTCAAGGTGCGCCATGGCGTGCCCGGCGAGCTGGCCTCCTGCCACACCGCAACGGTGGCTGGTTACGTGATCGAGGGCCATGTGCCGGCCGTTGCCATCCAGAGGCTGCTGAGGGAAGGACCGGCCGTGGCCGGCATCGCCGTGCCTGGGATGCCGTTGGGTTCACCCGGCATGGAATCCGGCCGGCTCCGGGAGGCCTACACCGTCGTGGCCTTCACGGCCTCCGGTGAGAGAAGCCCCTTCCAGCACTTCGGAGCCTGA
- a CDS encoding MauE/DoxX family redox-associated membrane protein → MATPSLHHVRLCRMDLPDHACPWGLKALRLLEEHHIPFEDHPLHSTEEVDAFKAAQGVATTPQVFAGAERIGGYTDLAVRLGTRPESAEFSYVPVIAVFATAALIDLALAGGISGFMGIAICLLAMLKLMDVAAFAASFRKYDLLTQRWGAWGRLYPGVELLVGLGILLQPEIPAAARLIGATALLLGAMGMVSVGKAVFIDKLALNCACVGGNAKVPLGVVSFSENLMMALMGLAMLLVG, encoded by the coding sequence ATGGCCACCCCCTCCCTCCATCACGTGCGCCTCTGCCGCATGGATCTGCCCGACCACGCCTGCCCCTGGGGCTTGAAGGCGCTGCGGCTGCTGGAAGAGCACCACATCCCCTTCGAAGACCATCCCCTCCACAGCACCGAGGAAGTGGACGCCTTCAAGGCGGCCCAAGGCGTCGCCACCACCCCCCAGGTGTTCGCAGGGGCCGAGCGCATCGGCGGCTACACCGACCTGGCCGTGCGGCTGGGGACGCGGCCGGAATCGGCGGAGTTCTCCTACGTGCCGGTGATCGCCGTGTTCGCCACCGCGGCCCTGATAGATCTCGCTCTGGCCGGGGGCATCTCCGGGTTCATGGGCATTGCAATCTGTCTGCTGGCGATGCTCAAGCTGATGGATGTGGCGGCCTTCGCCGCCAGCTTCCGCAAGTACGACCTGCTCACCCAGCGCTGGGGTGCCTGGGGCCGCCTCTATCCCGGCGTGGAACTGCTGGTGGGCCTCGGCATCCTGCTGCAGCCTGAGATTCCGGCGGCAGCGCGGTTGATTGGCGCCACGGCCCTGCTGCTGGGGGCCATGGGCATGGTGTCGGTGGGCAAGGCCGTGTTCATCGACAAGCTGGCACTCAACTGCGCCTGTGTGGGCGGCAACGCCAAGGTGCCGCTCGGCGTGGTGAGCTTCTCCGAAAACCTGATGATGGCGCTGATGGGGTTGGCGATGCTGCTGGTGGGCTGA
- the lexA gene encoding transcriptional repressor LexA encodes MPQSLPSALTSAQQELYDWLVDYIGQHRHSPSIRQMMQAMGLRSPAPIQSRLRHLQQKGWITWQEGQARTLQLLGAASSGIPVLGSVAAGGLVETFDDVQERLDLAPLLETRGLFGLTVNGDSMVDAHIADGDVVLLEPVTDPARLRAGTIVSALVPGSGTTLKHFHRNGATVTLEAANPAYEPIVLPAEQVTVQGKLVAVWRQV; translated from the coding sequence GTGCCCCAGTCCCTGCCCTCGGCCCTCACCTCCGCCCAGCAGGAGCTCTACGACTGGCTGGTCGACTACATCGGCCAGCACCGCCACAGTCCTTCGATCCGCCAGATGATGCAGGCGATGGGTCTGCGCTCGCCGGCGCCGATCCAGAGCCGCCTGCGGCACCTGCAGCAGAAGGGCTGGATCACCTGGCAGGAAGGCCAGGCCCGCACCCTGCAGCTGCTGGGAGCCGCCAGCAGCGGCATCCCCGTGCTCGGCTCGGTGGCGGCCGGTGGCCTGGTGGAAACCTTCGACGATGTGCAGGAACGCCTCGACCTGGCACCGCTGCTGGAAACCCGGGGCCTCTTCGGCCTCACCGTGAACGGTGACTCGATGGTGGACGCCCACATCGCCGACGGAGATGTGGTGCTGCTCGAGCCGGTGACCGACCCGGCGCGGCTCCGTGCCGGCACGATCGTGAGCGCCCTGGTGCCCGGCAGCGGCACCACGCTCAAGCACTTCCACCGCAACGGCGCCACGGTGACGCTGGAGGCCGCCAACCCGGCCTATGAACCGATCGTGCTGCCGGCTGAACAGGTCACGGTGCAGGGCAAGCTGGTGGCGGTGTGGCGGCAGGTGTGA
- the argF gene encoding ornithine carbamoyltransferase, producing MVSQPQSQPHAAAGVSDPAAPLAALGSLRGADLLSSADLDAAQTRALLELASALKHGERRIDLGGRVLGLIFTKASTRTRTSFTVAMARLGGQTIDLNPQVTQVGRGEPVADTARVLSRYVDALAVRTFGQDELKEYAHWASVPVINALTDLEHPCQALADYLTLQEAFGSGPRDLAGLTLSYVGDGNNVAHSLMLCGALLGVNVRIGCPVGFEPDGGVLERSRAIAAEQGSTVEVHHEPVAAVRGAHALYTDVWASMGQEEEKDSRDAAFAGWCLDEELIAEADSRAIVLHCLPAYRGKEISAGAMEGSASRIFDQAENRLHAQQALLAALLGMG from the coding sequence ATGGTCAGCCAGCCCCAGTCCCAGCCTCACGCTGCCGCTGGTGTCAGCGACCCCGCGGCCCCCTTAGCCGCACTCGGCTCCCTCCGGGGGGCCGATCTGCTGTCCTCGGCCGACCTCGATGCGGCCCAGACCCGGGCCCTGCTGGAGCTCGCCAGCGCCCTGAAGCACGGGGAGCGCCGGATCGATCTGGGCGGAAGGGTGCTGGGGCTGATCTTCACCAAGGCCTCCACCCGCACCCGCACCAGCTTCACGGTGGCGATGGCTCGCCTGGGGGGCCAGACCATCGACCTCAACCCCCAGGTGACCCAGGTGGGCCGCGGCGAGCCCGTGGCCGACACGGCCCGGGTGCTGAGCCGCTACGTGGACGCCCTGGCCGTCCGCACCTTCGGACAGGACGAGCTCAAGGAGTACGCCCACTGGGCCTCGGTGCCGGTGATCAATGCCCTCACCGACCTGGAGCATCCCTGCCAGGCCCTGGCCGACTACCTGACCCTGCAGGAGGCCTTCGGGAGCGGCCCCCGGGATCTGGCCGGTCTCACCCTCAGCTACGTGGGCGATGGCAACAACGTGGCCCACTCGCTGATGCTCTGCGGCGCCCTGCTGGGGGTGAACGTGCGCATCGGCTGTCCCGTGGGCTTCGAGCCCGATGGCGGTGTGCTGGAACGGTCCAGGGCGATCGCGGCGGAGCAGGGCTCCACGGTGGAGGTGCACCATGAGCCGGTGGCGGCCGTGCGCGGCGCCCATGCCCTCTACACCGACGTGTGGGCGTCCATGGGGCAGGAAGAGGAAAAGGATTCCCGCGATGCCGCCTTCGCCGGCTGGTGCCTCGATGAGGAGCTGATCGCGGAGGCCGACAGCCGCGCCATCGTGCTGCACTGCCTGCCGGCCTACCGGGGCAAGGAGATCAGCGCCGGGGCGATGGAGGGCAGCGCCAGCCGCATCTTCGATCAGGCGGAGAACCGGCTGCATGCCCAGCAGGCCCTGCTGGCGGCCCTGCTGGGCATGGGCTGA